DNA sequence from the Saccopteryx leptura isolate mSacLep1 chromosome 4, mSacLep1_pri_phased_curated, whole genome shotgun sequence genome:
TTGAGCCTGGTCTATCACTGAGTCACATGCTGAGCTAATGTCACCTTCCAGTGCCCCGTTCCTCTGCTCCCTGGGCTTGAGTCTCAAACCCTTTATTCCCCAACAGGGGACTTAGGCCTGAGGCCCTTCATGGGGCGGGTGCCTGGGTCCTGAATGGGGCCCGAAGAAAGGAGACCAGCTCCTTCCTGCTTTGCTCACAGCCCCTGCGAGAGGCAGAGCCAGCATTGCCGGGCCCTGTTAGGGCGGTCTGGGTCAGGGTGACCCCTCTGGGACAGAAGGGCAGtccaggaaagggggggggggtgtcagcaGAGCCGCTCAGGGGAACAGCAAGGGGGTACTCTGGGACTACAGAGCTGCTAAGAACCCCACTGCTGCCCTGCAGCTCCCTTGTTTTCCCGCCAGGAAAAGGGCAGGCTTGCTCACTGAGGCCAGGGACAGGGCAGGCCTAGGAGCCACCGCTCCGGAAAGCTAGGCTAGAGCCTCCCAGACTGCACCTGGCCACCGCGGGGCACAGTGAGGGCTCAGGGGAGGGGAAGCACATGCTGCATCCCCAGAGACCGGTGAGAGAGCCCACTCCCCAGGGTCAAGCAGGGGGCATGTGGAGCACCAACACCCTTGGCTTATTCTGGGCCCTGGGAGGCGAggggagaggtgtgtgtgtgtggggaagcCCCTCTAGGACAGGAGAAAAGCCAGAGGAAACAGCACGTCTCAAGTCCAGGCTCCTTCCAACAAACTCCCCCTCCCAGGTGGAGGGGCTGGGCCTCCCGCGGCCACtcgccactgctccactgccctCCAAGCCCAGTGCCTCAGTCCACGCCCTCTGGAAACCTGTACCTAGCACTGCCCTGTAGCCCTCCCTAGCCTGTGTTGTGCTGGTACTGACTTGGCACCCTCAGAACAAGAGTTATGTCCCAACCTGGGGTCATCCCCGAGCCAGCCTCCTGCCGCCTACAGGTTTCTGCAGCCCCTGGTGCAGGGCGGATACTGCCCCAGGCCAGGCCCACCCCACCTGTTCCCTGAGCCAGGTGGGCCAGAGGTCTtggcacctcccctccccacactccaGGGGAGTGAAAGGTAGAGGGAGGAGGCCAGTGGTAAAGGGGCAGCTGAGTCAGCTGTCCCCTCACTTTGGAGAGCATCGTTCAACCCAGAGAAGGGGCTGACCCTGGGACAGTGCTGGCTGCTTGGACGGGTAGGTAGGtggtgggggggcagaggggcagtGGGTGGAGCAGGCCTCCCTCTCTGATCAGGAGGCACCTTGTCATAAGGAGAAGGTGGCTCTTCCTGTGGCTTTGTGGGGGCCAGCGTCTGTCTGGTTTGCCCTCTGAGGGGGTggctcagagggaaaggggtccAAGGGCCCCTAGAGCAGGGGCCTGGTGAGGctaggcaggaggggaggagtagaGCAACAGTCCCGGGGCTCCTCATCACAGCTCACCACATGAAGGGGTGCAGGAGCCCTGGGTCAGCAGAAGGCAGATGCCACCCCACCTGCCCCCACTGCTAGGATGTGGCTGGCAAGTAgacaaggaagggaaggagggtgaCCTGCCCAGATTGGCCACTAGACAAGGGAGGCACCAGGGTGGAGAACAGGGCAGGGACACTGAGGGCTAGAGGTAAGCAAGGCCTCAGCACCCAGAAACTCAGGTCTCTCTGGCCACTGGGAGCCTGGGACACCAGCGATGACCTAGCACCATCCTTACCGCCCAGCTTGTCTGGGGTGGGGCTGCCAAGGGGATACAGCCAACCAGGCTCCGGGGGCAGGAGGACATTATTGCTATTTCGCAGAATAGTTTCCGTTCGTCAGGGCAGGGCCAGGAGCTTCAGGTAGCTGTCCCTGGGGTGGGTTCAGTTCACCACAGCTGGTTTGAGCAGCACAGAGCCCGGTGGGATGACCACCCAGCCAGGGGTCAGTGCTTCTGGGCTGCTGGCTGCCGAATTGATGCCTGTGGACAGGTCCAGCACGGTGCCTGGCAGCAGGGGCAGTCCTTCAGGGCTGGGCCGGGCGCGGCCACTCTCAGTCCTCTCTAGGGGGGTCTTGTGGCCCTCCAggcccagggccctggctggcacTGCCCCACGCCCTTTCTCCCCCTCGGCCTTGCTCCCTGTGGTGCCAGCCAGGAGGGAAACCACAGGCAGGCCTAGTCCACCAGCCCCGAAAGGTGAGGGCAGCAGCGGGCTCTTGGCCAGATTGAGGGGCAGGACAGGGCCTGGTAGCCCATGGCCCATGCCCGCCCTactcccaccacccccaccactgccacaggccagggcactgaggtcaAGGGGGccggggggcaggggcaggggcaggccgggcaggccagggcctccaaagAGGGCAGCCGGGTTGGGGATGATGATCTGGGCCCCACTGACGTAGGGGCTGCCGTCGGGGGCAGGCAGTGGCGGTTTGGGGGGCGGGCGCAGTTGTAGGAGCTCTTGCTGCTCATGGGACACGAAGTGGCCGTGGGCCTTGATGTGCTTGCGCAGTGAGCTGGGGTCCGTGTAGCGCTTGTGGCAGCCGGGCATCTTGCAGTAGTAGGGCTTGTCCACATAGTGGGTTCGAGTGTGCTTGAAGCGGTCACTTGAGTTGGAGTAGCGCTTGTTGCAGCCTTCATACGGGCACACGTAGGGCTTCTCACCTGTGGGAGGGGCTGGTGTGAGGGGTCTTTCAGCCCAGCATCCTGCCCTTACCCACCAGCTACTTGGCAGCACCCAGACCCCTCATCCCAGACCAAGATCTCCTTGAAAATACagacggggccctggccggttggctcagcggtagagcgtcggcctggcgtgcggggaacccgggttcgattcccggccagggcacacaggagaagtgcccatttgcttctccaccccccctccttcctctctctctctctctcttcccctccctcatgcaggagtctgtctgactgtctctccccgtttccagcttcagaaaaatacaaaaaaaaaaaaaaagaaaagaaagaaaatacagacgGTCCCATTTGCAGCTCAGTGGCCTCAGCACCTGGCATGAGATCTAACCCCAGGTGGGGGCAGCAGAGCACAGCCACTAAGAAGCCAGCCGGTCATCCCCAGAACCCCTGGGAACTGACTGTGCCCTTGGCCTTAGTACTACGGCTCAAATTGCACGGCAACCAGGCGGACCGGTCGACGTAATTATAGACTTCCTTAAAGCCCCTACTAGGGGCAGGCCGACAGTGAGCATTGCATGGATGCTGACTGCCCATTATGTTGCAAACCTTACTCAGCAGAATGGCTCCAGATCCACTAACCACCTGCTCCTGCGCTGACTAGGATGGAGCCGCTTGAGAATGGGGGCCTCTCAAGTGTGGCTAGTCCAAACTGAGATGCACTGGGATTCTGCAGACTCCATGTGAAATGAAGAATTTCAAAGTCTTAtggatatacattttaaatttgaaatggtAACACCTTCAATTTATTGGGTTCAAGAAAATGTATGATTACAGTtcatttcacctgtttctttgtACTTCAATGCGGCAATTAGGAAATTTAAAAGCAGTTGTGTGGCTCTGTGGGCCAGTGCTGGCCCTACTGTGTGCTGGGGTATGGTGAAAGCGAAACAGATACCCTGGCCACAGACCCTGGTGGCATCAGGCAGTCTCACAAACGTCACGCCGAGGGTGGAGGGACCTGTCTGTGCTCCCGTACACTGGGGGTCTGAGCCACAGGAGAGGCTTCTCCCCGCAGGTGGCGCTCAGAGGGACCAGTCCACAGCGGGACGCGTCCCTCATCTCTCCGATGCCTGCGGATGGCCGGGCACTCCACCGCGGCCCTCCAGCTGCACTGCTCACCTGTGTGTGACCGGTTGTGGATCTTCAGGTTCTCCAGGCGGGAGAAGCTCTTGCTACAGGTGGGGCAGCGGTGCGGCTTCTCGTTGGTGTGTGTGCGGATATGGATGAGCATCTTGTACCTGCTCCAGGGAGGGCACAGAGCACGGCTCAGCTCGCTGGACACCCGGGCCCCCTCCCGCCCGCCCTCCCGCTGGCTCTCGCCCTCCCTCACCTGGCGTTGAAGCCCCGGCCGTGACGGGCGCAGCCTTCCCAGTGGCAGCAGTACCCCGCATCCTTCTCGGGTTTGACGTGGTAGTCGTTGACGTGATCCACCAAATCTTGCAGGAGCTCGAAGAGCTGGTTACACTGTGGGGCCGGGGAGGGTTCTGAGCCCATGTGGGGCCACCTGCCCCAGGTCCTTCCCCACTCTTCCTGGCCCCCACTCACCTTGGCCCAGCGACAAACCAGCTGCTTAGGCAGGGGGAGCTCTGGCGAGAGGCACTTGTCCTTGgcgggggtgaggaaggaggaagCAGGTAGGTGCAGGGCCCCCCCGGAGCCCAGAGGCAGGAAGAATTGGAAGGAGCTGGGGACGCTGTCCAGATAGCGCAGCGGCTGGAAATCCTgggaggagagggcgaggggcaGAGCTGGTCAGTGCCCTGCGGGGCCAGCAGGCCCAGACTCCGTCTGTGGGTTGTGTCCCCCCAGTGTTATGTCCTAGTCCTAACCCTCGGTGCCTGTGCGTGTGACCTTAATTGAaaataaggtctttgcagatgtgataaatTTAGGAGGGTGGTCTACATAGGGTGGCCCTAAATCCAGTAACCAGTTTTCATAAAAGAAAGGAGAttgggacacagacacacacagagagaaagaggccatgtgacaACAGGCAAAGATTGGAGTGATGTAGTTACAAGGCAAGAATGCATTCTTTTCTAGAGCCTTCAGAAAAATCAACTCTGTCGACACCTTGATTTCGGACTTCAGCTTCCAGAagagtgaaaataaaacatttctattgttttaagccacgcAATTTGGGGTTCTGTTACAGTAGccccaggaaactaatacaccttCTGTCTCCAGAACCCACATCCTCTCCTTACCGGGGCAGTGGGGACTGTGGACAGGTCACCGTTGCCTTGGCGCTCAGGGGACAGCGAGCTGCTGCCATTGGGAGAGTCCAGCCCTGATGATGGTGACAAGCTGAGGTCTACCAGAGGGGCCGCTGAAAAGCGTCCCTCCACCTTCTCGGGGAACTTAGGGTTCAGCAGGAAGCCTGAAAGAGAGGCACAATTCAGGAGTGCTAAGCTAGGAGTCCTGATGGCCCAGCCCTCTGACCTCTGAATCCTAATTCATGACCCTGGAAGTGGACCCCAGCCATGCCACACCCCCTAACCACCCCAGGACCTCAGGTGATCTCAGGTGAACAGATCTGAGCAACAGCCTGTCCAACTGACAGATGTGACCTCTGCCATCATGGGAACTTGGCCATCAGTTGACATGAGAAGTGGCaagttcccattttacagatagaatgACCTAGTACACGTAACTGACTAGGAGCCTGAAGCCAGGGCCCCAGCTTCCCATCACATTGGCAGGCCCCTTCTGCCTTAGTGATcccttctataaaatgggaggTCTGGACTGGGCTACTTCTAAAGCCTTCCAGCTCAGAGTGGCAGATCTGGTTTTCAGGTGCACTAGAGGGAGAGGAGAGTACCTGGGCCCTGAGCATCCTGAGAAACACTTGCTGGGCCGGGACCCCAATCGCAACTGACCAGGCCAGCTGCCCACACTGCCTCAAAGCCCAGGAGTTGGGTCTCAGGGCCTTTTGTTATTACATGTAAAGCCTGCTCCCCCTTATCAGCCACTCCAAATCTCCCCAGAGGCCTCaatttaaatcctggctctgggccctggctggttggctcagtggtagagcgtcggcctggcgtgcaggagtcccaggttcgattcccggccagggcacacaggagaagcgcccatctgcttctccacccctccccctctccttcctctctatctctctcttcccctcccgcagccaaggctccattggagcaaagttggcccaggcactgaggatggctctgtggcctctgcctcaggcgctagaatggctctggttgcaacagagcgacgccccagatgggcagagcattgccccctggtgggcgtgccgggtggatcccggttaggcgcatgcggaagtctatctgactgcctccccatttccaacttcagaaaaattaaaaaaaaaaaaaaaagcctggctcTGCTGTTCCAGCTTTGTAAATGGACAGGTCATTTCCCTCCTCCTGGGGACCAACCCCAAAAATAAATGACTGGAAGGATGAATGGCCAGAGTGTGGGAGCACCCTAAGCCAGAAGCTGTGAAGGGCTGCAGCCATGTCCTGGTGAACACACCTT
Encoded proteins:
- the GLIS2 gene encoding zinc finger protein GLIS2, translated to MHSLDEPLDLKLSITKLRAAREKRERTLSVVRHRALHRELGVVDDSPTPGSPGSPPSGFLLNPKFPEKVEGRFSAAPLVDLSLSPSSGLDSPNGSSSLSPERQGNGDLSTVPTAPDFQPLRYLDSVPSSFQFFLPLGSGGALHLPASSFLTPAKDKCLSPELPLPKQLVCRWAKCNQLFELLQDLVDHVNDYHVKPEKDAGYCCHWEGCARHGRGFNARYKMLIHIRTHTNEKPHRCPTCSKSFSRLENLKIHNRSHTGEKPYVCPYEGCNKRYSNSSDRFKHTRTHYVDKPYYCKMPGCHKRYTDPSSLRKHIKAHGHFVSHEQQELLQLRPPPKPPLPAPDGSPYVSGAQIIIPNPAALFGGPGLPGLPLPLPPGPLDLSALACGSGGGGGSRAGMGHGLPGPVLPLNLAKSPLLPSPFGAGGLGLPVVSLLAGTTGSKAEGEKGRGAVPARALGLEGHKTPLERTESGRARPSPEGLPLLPGTVLDLSTGINSAASSPEALTPGWVVIPPGSVLLKPAVVN